One stretch of Malus domestica chromosome 14, GDT2T_hap1 DNA includes these proteins:
- the LOC103452590 gene encoding beta-amylase 1, chloroplastic-like has translation MAISSPPVPTFSASFCRTRTEFPSTFNRIPSIFSRAHRAKPHPLTRRLALSARLNSSKSSDAGGSVSPDNGDLQYELFHGFSPQRCRRGSPVFVTLPVHSVGSLGAVRRPKAMVQSFKALAVAGVEGVVMEVWWGLVERDRPMLYNWEGYLEIVSLARRCGLKVRAVLAFHQCGAGPEDSHWIPLPLWVLEEIDKDPDLVYSDRFGRRNVEYLSLGCDMLPVLRGRSPLQAYADFMRNFRDTFRPFLGVVITGIQVGMGPAGELRYPSCPTQKLTWAWRSRELGEFQCYDKYMLASLNACAREIGMPEWGNGGPFGAANLMQDPELTEFFRSDDGSWNTSYGTFFLEWYSGMLVLHGERMCREAETIFRGTEASTSVKIAGMHWHYRTKSHPSELTAGYYNTSTRDGYLPIARMLAKYGFTLCCSGFDLQDQEERKMNPVSSPEGLLRQLLSAARLCDIPLEGETSAASLDNESLQQVVRMSKYYSYGLEKPSFSFNFVRMDKNMFEFHNWVHFTRFVRQMSDANAFRAKLEVDAMPDTRRSPTSLSDVTKFGMASAYC, from the exons GCACCCGCACCGAGTTTCCCTCCACCTTTAATCGCATCCCTTCCATTTTCTCCCGCGCTCACCGAGCCAAACCTCACCCCCTAACTCGCCGGCTCGCCCTCTCCGCTCGTCTCAACTCGTCCAAGTCTTCCGATGCCGGCGGCTCGGTCTCGCCGGACAACGGCGACCTCCAGTACGAGCTCTTCCACGGATTCTCGCCGCAGCGCTGCCGGAGAGGATCTCCGGTGTTCGTCACACTGCCTGTGCACTCCGTTGGGTCACTGGGCGCGGTTCGGAGGCCCAAGGCCATGGTCCAGTCGTTTAAGGCCCTGGCCGTGGCCGGAGTGGAAGGCGTGGTCATGGAGGTGTGGTGGGGTCTGGTGGAGAGGGATCGACCCATGCTTTACAATTGGGAAGGCTACTTGGAGATCGTCTCTCTGGCTCGACGCTGCGGATTGAAGGTTCGGGCCGTCTTGGCGTTTCATCAGTGCGGCGCTGGGCCGGAGGACTCTCATTG GATTCCTCTTCCTCTGTGGGTACTTGAGGAGATCGATAAGGATCCAGATTTAGTATATTCTGAcagatttggaagaagaaatgtcGAGTACCTTTCTCTCGGGTGTGATATGCTTCCTGTTCTGCGGGGACGTTCACCACTTCAAGCATATGCGGATTTTATGAGGAACTTCAGAGACACTTTCAGACCTTTTCTTGGTGTTGTCATAACA GGAATTCAAGTTGGGATGGGGCCTGCTGGTGAATTAAGATACCCTTCTTGCCCTACACAGAAGCTAACATGGGCTTGGCGATCTCGTGAGCTTGGAGAGTTTCAGTGCTATGACAAG TATATGCTTGCGTCTCTCAATGCATGTGCAAGAGAAATTGGGATGCCTGAATGGGGAAATGGAGGCCCTTTTGGTGCTGCCAATTTAATGCAGGATCCTGAACTGACAGAGTTCTTCAGAAGTGATGATGGATCCTGGAATACATCTTATGGTACTTTTTTTCTTGAATGGTACTCAGGAATGCTGGTTCTGCATGGTGAAAGGATGTGCAGGGAAGCTGAGACCATTTTCCGGGGTACAGAGGCTAGTACGTCAGTAAAGATAGCTGGGATGCACTGGCATTACCGCACTAAGTCTCATCCGTCAGAGTTAACAGCTGGCTATTACAATACTTCAACAAGAGATGGATACTTGCCAATTGCTCGCATGTTGGCAAAGTACGGCTTTACTTTGTGCTGCTCAGGTTTTGACTTGCAAGATCaggaagagaggaagatgaACCCTGTCAGCAGCCCGGAAGGCCTTCTCAGACAGTTGCTTTCAGCTGCTAGGTTGTGTGATATACCACTGGAAGGTGAAACTTCTGCTGCCAGTTTGGACAATGAATCTTTGCAACAGGTGGTAAGGATGTCAAAGTATTACTCATATGGTCTAGAAAAGCCCTCGTTTTCGTTCAACTTTGTGAGGATGGACAAGAACATGTTCGAATTTCATAATTGGGTTCATTTTACTCGTTTTGTGAGACAAATGTCTGATGCCAATGCCTTTCGAGCCAAGCTAGAAGTTGACGCAATGCCTGATACACGTCGGTCTCCCACTTCCCTTTCAGATGTCACGAAATTTGGAATGGCTTCTGCATATTGCTAG